The following proteins come from a genomic window of Thermoproteus sp.:
- a CDS encoding ABC transporter permease — MKFWKALRLYVKQIYSKWLLAVMASIVLMDLSVVVTSRGETYRGYLLTTTTYYVLLLLLLELVSSLAITKSDIDFTFATPADPLKLHLMRSASLGVFYFSFLFASTFPGVKADAPLYFLNLLLTSAFLSAVAANSLLYPLPRRALYIVPTATILALGFLEQRFSPLYGLVDPNPLYSAYNSVLLAVALATTPRRRVEDLATNAYGVLGEPFAFRRAGRIQGGGLPKTFWGAVWATSINSAMPVSINTPQGRVVYMRRVNMLKVLVPASAAGAVVYYVVASYLHDITDLITASSLSYYLFFLVLFIGAGSTLRFERLWISLSADPARYIKYRMFARTAIAAAVTSPWIAAYGAQSLYFKPAVFLALALIATVLIIPAASWLLSAVVEMPQIRELGVEMRPMKFGLRTALLPSVIFLALLALTMMPYGLSVAAMYLQAISDLLTLFAAIYSAMLLAASAAFFYYVVVSPRGFAVWSWFINELSERGYV; from the coding sequence ATGAAGTTCTGGAAGGCCCTCCGCCTATATGTAAAGCAGATCTACAGCAAGTGGCTTCTAGCCGTAATGGCGTCTATAGTGCTCATGGATCTATCCGTAGTAGTCACCTCCCGTGGAGAGACCTATAGGGGCTACCTATTGACTACAACTACCTACTACGTACTCCTCCTACTCCTTCTGGAGTTAGTGTCTTCGCTCGCAATAACCAAGTCCGATATCGACTTCACGTTCGCCACACCGGCCGATCCCCTTAAACTACATCTAATGAGGTCGGCGTCATTAGGCGTGTTCTACTTTTCGTTTCTCTTCGCGTCGACATTTCCCGGCGTTAAGGCCGACGCGCCTCTCTACTTCCTAAATCTCCTCCTCACCTCCGCTTTCCTTTCGGCTGTCGCGGCTAACTCATTATTATATCCCCTACCGCGGAGGGCCCTCTACATAGTCCCTACAGCTACGATATTGGCTCTGGGCTTTTTAGAGCAGAGGTTCTCGCCGCTTTACGGCTTGGTGGACCCGAACCCCCTCTATTCTGCCTACAACTCCGTCCTTCTGGCAGTAGCGCTCGCTACGACGCCCAGAAGGCGCGTGGAGGACCTCGCCACAAACGCCTACGGCGTGTTGGGAGAGCCTTTCGCCTTTAGGCGTGCGGGCAGGATACAAGGAGGCGGTCTCCCCAAAACTTTCTGGGGGGCCGTGTGGGCCACTTCCATCAATTCCGCCATGCCAGTCTCGATAAATACGCCGCAGGGGAGAGTAGTCTACATGCGGAGAGTCAATATGCTTAAAGTGTTGGTGCCGGCGTCTGCGGCGGGCGCCGTCGTGTATTACGTAGTTGCCTCTTACCTCCACGACATTACGGATCTGATTACAGCGTCGAGCCTCTCGTACTATCTGTTCTTCCTCGTCCTATTCATAGGCGCAGGCAGTACTCTACGTTTCGAGAGACTCTGGATAAGCCTTTCGGCAGATCCGGCGAGGTATATAAAATATAGGATGTTTGCCAGGACCGCAATTGCCGCAGCGGTCACGTCGCCTTGGATCGCCGCCTATGGGGCACAGAGCCTCTACTTCAAGCCCGCCGTATTTCTGGCTTTGGCCTTAATTGCTACAGTCCTGATAATTCCGGCGGCCAGCTGGCTCTTGTCGGCAGTAGTGGAGATGCCGCAGATAAGAGAGTTGGGTGTGGAGATGAGGCCCATGAAGTTCGGCCTGCGCACCGCGTTACTTCCCAGCGTTATATTTCTGGCCCTATTGGCCCTCACGATGATGCCCTACGGCCTTTCGGTCGCGGCGATGTACCTCCAAGCCATTTCGGACTTGTTGACGCTCTTCGCGGCGATATATTCGGCGATGTTGCTGGCGGCCTCGGCGGCGTTCTTCTACTACGTCGTGGTCTCGCCTAGGGGGTTCGCTGTGTGGAGCTGGTTCATAAACGAGCTCTCGGAGAGGGGCTACGTCTAG
- a CDS encoding aldo/keto reductase, giving the protein MRYRRYGDMELSEIGFGAWVVGSDMYGRLSDEEAKRLVKRALDLGINFFDTADVYGRGESERLLGRLLAGEDVYIATKVGYDFYSSPERPVRRYDEGYLLEAARRSVERLGRRPDLLQIHNAPREVLAGGAGLKLKGLYGRYVGAALGPEVDVYEEGKAALRAGYDSIMFVFNILEQEPGLQLIEMGAGRMLLARVPHASEVLTDRFKPEFPPSDHRSLRRREWLLRARRLVEEEIAPLAGELGLTLGQYALKFVLSFPITSVLVTATSVKELEEYAEASDGKPLPQHHLQALGEFWRRHKAELKDL; this is encoded by the coding sequence ATGCGATATAGGAGGTACGGCGATATGGAGCTCTCCGAAATAGGCTTCGGCGCTTGGGTCGTAGGGAGCGACATGTACGGGAGGCTCAGCGACGAGGAGGCAAAAAGGCTGGTGAAGAGGGCGTTGGACCTAGGCATCAATTTCTTCGACACGGCCGACGTCTACGGCAGAGGCGAGTCGGAGCGGCTTTTGGGGAGACTTCTAGCGGGGGAGGATGTATATATCGCCACCAAGGTTGGCTATGACTTCTACTCCAGCCCTGAGAGGCCTGTGAGGAGGTACGACGAGGGGTACCTCCTAGAGGCGGCGAGGAGGTCCGTCGAGAGGCTCGGGAGGAGGCCTGACCTCTTGCAGATACACAACGCGCCTAGGGAGGTCCTCGCGGGCGGCGCCGGTCTGAAGCTGAAGGGCCTCTACGGCCGCTATGTCGGGGCGGCGCTCGGGCCGGAGGTCGACGTGTACGAAGAGGGCAAGGCCGCCTTGCGGGCCGGCTACGACTCCATAATGTTCGTCTTCAACATCTTGGAGCAGGAGCCCGGCCTCCAGCTGATCGAAATGGGCGCCGGCCGTATGCTGTTGGCGAGGGTTCCCCACGCCAGCGAGGTCTTGACTGATAGGTTCAAGCCTGAGTTTCCCCCGTCCGACCACAGGTCGCTTAGGAGGAGGGAGTGGCTTCTGCGGGCCAGGAGGCTCGTGGAGGAGGAGATAGCGCCCCTCGCGGGGGAGCTGGGCCTCACCTTGGGCCAATACGCCCTGAAGTTCGTCCTGTCCTTCCCCATAACTTCCGTCCTAGTGACCGCTACCTCCGTCAAGGAGCTGGAGGAATACGCAGAGGCCAGCGACGGGAAGCCCCTGCCCCAACACCACCTCCAAGCCCTCGGGGAGTTCTGGAGGAGACACAAGGCGGAGCTAAAGGATTTATAG
- a CDS encoding nicotinamide-nucleotide adenylyltransferase has product MRALFPGRFQPPHWGHVRAVEAILREVDELIVSVGSAQFNYLLKDPFTAGERIWMLREALREGGVDLSRVIIVPIPNVENNLEWIGRVKSYVPPFDVVYTGNPFVAMLFRDAGYEVRQQPMYQREMYSSTRVRELILRGDPQWEELVPKSVAAIIRRIGGVERIKIATAGEAEPHRW; this is encoded by the coding sequence ATGAGGGCCCTCTTCCCCGGCAGGTTCCAGCCTCCCCACTGGGGCCACGTCAGGGCGGTCGAGGCCATATTGAGGGAGGTAGACGAGCTCATAGTCTCGGTGGGGTCAGCCCAGTTCAACTACCTCCTCAAGGACCCCTTCACGGCGGGCGAGAGGATCTGGATGTTGAGGGAGGCCTTGAGGGAGGGGGGCGTGGACCTCTCCAGGGTGATCATAGTGCCGATCCCCAACGTGGAGAATAACCTCGAGTGGATAGGTAGGGTCAAGTCGTACGTGCCTCCCTTCGACGTGGTCTATACGGGCAACCCCTTCGTGGCTATGCTCTTCAGAGACGCCGGATATGAGGTGAGGCAACAGCCGATGTACCAAAGGGAGATGTACAGCTCGACTAGAGTGAGGGAGTTAATCCTACGGGGGGACCCCCAGTGGGAAGAGCTGGTGCCCAAATCAGTGGCCGCGATAATTAGGCGGATTGGCGGGGTGGAGAGGATAAAGATAGCAACCGCCGGAGAGGCCGAGCCGCATAGATGGTGA
- a CDS encoding bifunctional alpha,alpha-trehalose-phosphate synthase (UDP-forming)/trehalose-phosphatase: protein MRLIVISNRLPVTVSVRDGEVSVRESVGGLATAMKTFLSATEGGKALGFDEVLWVGWPGLAGDPLDPKVAEKLRSMGLEPVALSEKEVKLYYEGFANATIWPLFHGFTTYTAYREEYWDAYVSVNRKFAEAALALARPEDYVWVHDYHLMLLPLFLRGRMPDLGVGFFLHIPFPPPETLQLMPSTWRNEILDALLASDLLGFHTHDYSSNFVRSAVKFLGVNVEMDIVSSRHGFTKVGVFPIGIDFERFYNSALDPEVTREMEEVRRLLKGLKVVFSIDRLDYTKGIVNRVYAWEKFLKSRPEWRKKASFVLVVVPSRTGVEQYEAMRRQIEMEVGRINGELGELDWVPIIYLYRFLPTPTLLAMYNVADVALITPLKDGMNLVSKEYVASRRDCRGVLILSETAGAARELTEAIIVNPNDVEGMAKAIEKALSMPEEEQCNRLKEMQRKLRAQDVVKWGLDFIQALIGAKIERAERESKLAVSAALAGGELDRMVELYRAARARALFLDYDGTLMPLYPYAYQAVPDDELVGLLKGLAARPNTYVAVVSGRPREFLDSWFKGLPIYLVAEHGLWVRDPSGEWTATARIDPSWKPKVRKTMEDFVNRVPGTYIEEKDASIAWHYRNADPEVGERTALELVDVLSAMLTGSGLAVLRGKKVVEVKPAGINKGAAVRMLVERLRPDFILAAGDDETDESMFAALPQSAYTVKVGRGRSLAKYHLPNYQAVREVLKRLLSI, encoded by the coding sequence ATGCGTTTAATTGTGATATCCAACAGGCTCCCCGTTACAGTTTCTGTAAGGGACGGCGAGGTCTCCGTCAGGGAGTCAGTCGGGGGGCTCGCCACAGCCATGAAGACCTTCCTCTCGGCCACGGAGGGAGGCAAGGCCCTCGGCTTCGACGAGGTCTTGTGGGTGGGTTGGCCCGGCTTGGCGGGAGATCCGCTGGACCCCAAAGTCGCGGAGAAGTTGAGGTCCATGGGGCTTGAGCCCGTGGCCCTCAGCGAGAAGGAAGTGAAGCTCTACTACGAGGGCTTCGCCAACGCGACCATATGGCCTTTATTCCACGGCTTCACCACCTACACCGCCTATAGGGAGGAGTACTGGGACGCCTATGTCTCTGTGAATAGGAAGTTCGCAGAGGCTGCGTTGGCTCTGGCTAGGCCCGAGGACTACGTCTGGGTTCACGACTACCACTTGATGTTGCTTCCGTTGTTTCTAAGAGGCCGTATGCCCGACTTAGGCGTGGGCTTTTTCCTACACATACCGTTCCCGCCGCCGGAGACGCTACAGCTCATGCCCTCCACATGGAGGAACGAAATCCTCGACGCCCTACTCGCCTCGGACCTCTTGGGCTTTCACACCCACGACTACTCCTCTAACTTCGTGAGGAGCGCCGTTAAGTTCTTGGGGGTCAACGTCGAGATGGACATAGTTAGCTCTAGACACGGCTTCACTAAAGTCGGCGTGTTCCCCATAGGCATAGACTTCGAGAGGTTCTACAACTCGGCGCTGGACCCCGAGGTGACTAGAGAGATGGAGGAGGTGAGGCGTCTCTTGAAGGGCCTAAAGGTCGTGTTCTCCATAGATAGGCTGGATTACACCAAGGGCATAGTCAATAGGGTCTACGCTTGGGAGAAATTCTTGAAGTCGCGGCCGGAGTGGCGGAAGAAGGCATCTTTCGTGTTGGTCGTGGTGCCTTCTAGGACCGGCGTGGAGCAGTACGAGGCTATGAGGAGGCAGATAGAGATGGAGGTGGGGAGGATAAACGGCGAGCTGGGCGAACTGGATTGGGTCCCCATAATATATCTCTACCGCTTTTTGCCCACGCCGACCCTCCTCGCCATGTACAACGTGGCGGACGTGGCGCTCATCACGCCGCTTAAAGACGGCATGAATCTCGTCTCGAAGGAGTATGTGGCGTCCCGTAGGGACTGCCGAGGCGTTTTGATCCTCAGCGAGACGGCCGGGGCCGCCAGAGAGCTCACAGAGGCCATAATAGTCAACCCCAACGACGTGGAGGGGATGGCTAAGGCCATAGAGAAGGCTCTCTCCATGCCTGAGGAGGAGCAGTGCAACCGCCTGAAGGAGATGCAGAGGAAGTTGAGGGCGCAGGACGTGGTGAAGTGGGGGCTCGACTTCATCCAAGCCCTCATAGGCGCCAAGATTGAGCGCGCCGAGAGGGAGAGCAAACTGGCCGTATCCGCGGCGCTCGCCGGAGGGGAGCTGGACAGGATGGTCGAGCTGTACAGGGCGGCTAGGGCCCGCGCGCTCTTTTTGGACTACGACGGGACGTTAATGCCGTTGTACCCATACGCATATCAGGCGGTGCCCGACGACGAACTCGTAGGGCTCCTCAAAGGCCTTGCGGCGAGGCCCAACACATACGTGGCCGTGGTCAGCGGGAGGCCTCGGGAGTTCCTAGACAGCTGGTTTAAAGGCCTGCCCATATACCTCGTGGCGGAACACGGCCTTTGGGTTAGAGACCCCTCGGGCGAGTGGACGGCGACTGCCAGAATAGACCCCTCCTGGAAGCCAAAGGTCAGGAAGACCATGGAGGACTTCGTGAATAGAGTGCCGGGGACCTACATAGAGGAGAAAGACGCCTCGATAGCTTGGCACTACCGCAACGCAGATCCCGAAGTCGGCGAGAGGACCGCCTTGGAGCTAGTCGACGTGCTTTCAGCCATGCTCACCGGTAGCGGGCTGGCCGTATTGAGAGGCAAGAAGGTAGTCGAGGTGAAGCCGGCGGGGATAAACAAAGGCGCCGCGGTGCGCATGCTGGTCGAAAGGCTGAGGCCGGACTTCATACTGGCGGCTGGCGACGACGAGACCGACGAGTCCATGTTCGCCGCCCTGCCGCAGAGCGCCTACACCGTAAAGGTCGGGAGGGGCAGGTCTCTAGCTAAGTACCACCTCCCGAACTATCAGGCAGTGAGGGAAGTCCTCAAGCGGCTCCTATCGATCTGA
- a CDS encoding helix-turn-helix transcriptional regulator, whose translation MARGKYAPALSHKRRQVLELLKKRGPLTVSQIARELGASIGAVQWHLYVLEREGFVRRVQSGGLTFYTTRQHAESPAL comes from the coding sequence ATGGCGAGAGGGAAATATGCGCCTGCCTTAAGCCATAAGCGCCGGCAAGTCTTAGAGCTTTTGAAGAAGCGGGGTCCTTTAACCGTATCGCAGATAGCCAGAGAGCTGGGGGCATCCATCGGCGCCGTCCAGTGGCATCTCTACGTCCTTGAGAGGGAGGGCTTCGTCCGGCGCGTCCAAAGCGGAGGACTTACGTTCTACACGACCAGACAACACGCCGAGTCCCCCGCGCTTTAG
- a CDS encoding glucose 1-dehydrogenase, producing MKAVTVIPGVPESLRLREVPKPSPGRGQVLLRPLRVGVCGTDKEIIEGKYGKAPEGSDYLILGHEALAEVAELGPGVDNISVGELVVPTVRRPLGCDLPVDYCPVGKYLEHGIWGLHGHAAEFSVTDAAYLVKVPKEVADVAVLTEPLSVVEKGIELGVNAYQSRLGRRPETALVLGAGPVGLLAAMVLRLMGISVTTVATRPPDSLKARLVREIGGTYVDAAHERLSGIYDLVIEATGAPSMALEGLARLGPGGVEVLLGVYPPGGRIDDLGKVLTDAVLNNKLVVGSVNAGVKHFEAALRHLKEALDKFGDWPRRLITKTAPLAQYQEAYSWTHDDIKAVLLIE from the coding sequence ATGAAGGCCGTAACTGTAATCCCCGGCGTGCCCGAGTCCTTGAGACTGAGGGAGGTCCCAAAACCCTCTCCCGGGAGGGGGCAAGTCCTTCTGAGGCCCTTGAGGGTAGGCGTCTGCGGGACCGACAAGGAGATCATCGAGGGGAAGTACGGGAAGGCCCCCGAGGGGAGCGACTATTTGATACTGGGCCACGAGGCCCTGGCCGAGGTGGCCGAATTGGGGCCGGGCGTGGACAATATATCTGTCGGCGAGCTGGTAGTCCCCACTGTCAGGAGGCCTCTCGGGTGCGACTTGCCGGTAGACTACTGTCCGGTGGGAAAATACTTAGAACACGGCATATGGGGTCTCCACGGCCACGCCGCGGAGTTCTCCGTGACAGACGCGGCGTATTTGGTGAAAGTGCCTAAGGAGGTCGCCGATGTGGCTGTGCTCACAGAGCCGCTGTCGGTCGTGGAGAAGGGGATCGAGCTGGGGGTCAACGCATACCAGTCGAGGCTGGGCAGAAGGCCCGAGACCGCCTTGGTTCTGGGGGCCGGCCCTGTCGGCCTGTTGGCCGCCATGGTGCTCAGACTCATGGGCATATCGGTCACCACAGTGGCCACGAGGCCGCCCGACAGCCTAAAGGCGAGGCTGGTTAGAGAAATAGGCGGGACGTATGTAGATGCGGCCCACGAGAGGCTTTCGGGCATCTACGATTTAGTAATAGAGGCCACCGGCGCTCCCTCCATGGCGCTAGAGGGCTTGGCGAGGCTGGGCCCCGGCGGCGTGGAGGTGCTCCTAGGGGTCTACCCGCCCGGCGGCCGCATCGACGATTTGGGGAAGGTCCTAACAGACGCCGTGTTGAACAACAAACTCGTGGTGGGGTCGGTCAATGCGGGCGTTAAACATTTTGAGGCGGCTTTGAGGCACCTCAAAGAGGCGCTGGATAAATTCGGCGACTGGCCCAGGAGACTTATAACCAAGACGGCCCCTCTGGCCCAATACCAAGAGGCTTACTCTTGGACCCACGACGACATAAAGGCGGTCCTTCTGATAGAATAG
- the cutB gene encoding glyceraldehyde dehydrogenase subunit beta encodes MIPPQFEYYRASSIDDAIKALSEDPNAKALAGGQSLIPLLKLRALSPSKLIDIGRIRELRYIRQAGRGLTIGALTTHADLERWAGPCGVLPEAARQIGDPQIRSMGTIGGSLAHADPAADWPAVVLALGAMIKIAGPSGPREVPAEEFFQGPYTTALQQGELITEVLVPECPPKSSYVKIARAYNDFAIAGVAAAVWAEGGYINEIRLAATGVGLKPVRLKKAEEAARGRKAGEDVLLEVAEAASKEVDAISDVRASAEYRRAMAGVAARRALRRALGL; translated from the coding sequence ATGATCCCGCCACAATTCGAGTACTACAGGGCTTCTTCTATCGACGACGCGATAAAGGCGCTCTCCGAGGACCCCAACGCCAAGGCTCTCGCAGGGGGCCAGAGCCTAATACCCCTCCTTAAGCTACGCGCGCTGTCGCCCAGCAAGCTTATAGACATCGGAAGGATCAGGGAACTCCGTTATATAAGGCAGGCCGGGCGGGGGCTGACCATAGGGGCCTTGACTACCCACGCCGACTTGGAGAGGTGGGCCGGCCCCTGCGGCGTCCTGCCGGAAGCCGCAAGGCAGATAGGAGACCCCCAGATAAGGTCCATGGGGACCATTGGGGGAAGCCTCGCACATGCCGATCCTGCCGCTGACTGGCCGGCCGTGGTCTTGGCCTTAGGCGCTATGATCAAAATCGCCGGCCCGTCGGGGCCCCGCGAGGTCCCCGCCGAGGAGTTCTTCCAAGGGCCCTACACGACCGCCCTCCAACAGGGGGAGTTGATAACAGAGGTCCTGGTGCCCGAATGTCCCCCCAAGTCTTCATACGTCAAGATAGCCCGGGCCTACAACGACTTCGCCATAGCCGGAGTCGCCGCGGCTGTCTGGGCCGAGGGGGGATATATCAACGAGATAAGGCTGGCCGCGACCGGCGTGGGCCTCAAGCCCGTTAGGCTAAAAAAGGCCGAGGAGGCCGCGCGGGGGAGGAAGGCGGGCGAGGACGTCCTCTTGGAGGTCGCCGAGGCCGCGTCTAAGGAGGTAGACGCCATATCTGACGTAAGGGCCTCTGCCGAGTACAGGAGGGCCATGGCGGGAGTAGCGGCGAGGAGGGCCTTGAGGAGGGCGTTGGGGCTATGA
- a CDS encoding (2Fe-2S)-binding protein produces MRIRVRVNGVWYERDVEPRKLLVHFLRDDLGIKSVRVGCDTGHCGACTVLLNGMPVKSCNVLAVQADGAEIITADYGDELMERLKRAFHERHALQCGFCTSGMLLASYALLRRNPKPTEEEIREGISGVLCRCTGYQNIIEAVKAAI; encoded by the coding sequence ATGAGGATCAGAGTGAGAGTCAACGGGGTCTGGTACGAACGCGATGTGGAGCCCCGGAAGCTGTTGGTGCACTTCCTGAGGGACGACCTGGGCATAAAGAGCGTGAGGGTCGGTTGCGATACGGGCCACTGCGGCGCCTGCACTGTCCTGCTCAACGGGATGCCGGTCAAGAGCTGTAACGTCCTCGCCGTCCAGGCAGACGGCGCCGAGATAATCACGGCGGACTACGGGGACGAGCTCATGGAGAGACTCAAGAGGGCCTTCCACGAGCGCCACGCGTTGCAGTGCGGGTTCTGCACTTCGGGCATGTTGCTGGCTTCTTACGCCCTGCTGAGGAGGAACCCCAAGCCGACGGAAGAGGAGATAAGAGAGGGCATAAGCGGCGTCTTGTGTAGATGTACGGGCTATCAAAACATAATAGAGGCGGTGAAGGCGGCGATATGA
- the cutA gene encoding glyceraldehyde dehydrogenase subunit alpha — translation MKHVGRPIPRLEDYHLLYGGARYLDDIELPGQLYAGFVRSPYPHARVKRVDASEALSMPGVVAVFTPQSGRPFDFAPGGKVRYQGEAVAMVVAADRYLLYDALEKVYVDYEPLPAVVDPIKAMEPGAPVIDESLGTNIAKREKYASGDAERALSSSDRVVEEELVIERTVPAPMEPHGVLAAYDGRTLLVYDSTQKPHIVRREIAKSLDVPLTAVRVVQPDVGGGFGSKIQVYPEEIRVATAAMALRRPVKWVATRSEDFKMTTYGRGLILRYKAGFTRDGVLKAIKGEVIADAGAYDWFGFELASTAVTMLPAAYKVRDLDVDAVSVLTNKPPLGPYRGAGRPEATFFIERIMDLIADETGLDPVEVRRRNLVEAAPYENPFGMSYDSGEYVAGLQRGIEATGYYDLIRNAESERARGRTLGVGMSFYIEITTYGHEVAIVRAERDGSFTVAVGIAPHGQGDATGIAQLVADELQIPIDKVRVVWGDTDLVPDGLGTDGSRSLTAGGSAAVLAARRLLDELKKAAEAMVGGPVEYSNGTFRSGDKAVSIAEVVEAAYRGKVKAQLEAMEVYRAKATYPYGVGVVVVELDPETGLVKPLLYRSYDDVGVVVNPLLAAGQIHGGALQGISQVLYEDVVYDQEGNLATPNFAFYHIPKATEAPRYEPHFAEAPHRSEHPTGTKGVGEAPTIAAAAAAIKAVEDAIRRATGKKVRLRRSPVRPEEIYRLLRE, via the coding sequence ATGAAGCACGTAGGGAGGCCCATACCGAGGCTGGAGGACTACCATCTGCTGTACGGCGGGGCCCGCTATCTCGACGACATAGAGCTTCCGGGCCAGCTCTACGCCGGCTTCGTCAGGTCGCCCTACCCCCACGCTAGGGTGAAGAGAGTCGACGCGTCTGAGGCCCTCTCGATGCCAGGCGTAGTGGCGGTCTTCACTCCGCAGTCCGGCAGGCCTTTCGACTTCGCGCCGGGGGGAAAGGTGAGATATCAAGGCGAGGCCGTCGCCATGGTGGTGGCCGCCGACAGATATCTACTTTACGACGCCCTGGAGAAGGTCTATGTGGACTACGAGCCTCTGCCCGCCGTCGTCGACCCCATTAAGGCCATGGAGCCCGGCGCGCCTGTGATAGACGAATCGCTCGGCACAAATATAGCCAAAAGGGAGAAATACGCATCGGGCGACGCCGAAAGGGCCCTCTCGAGCTCGGATAGGGTGGTAGAAGAGGAGCTGGTGATAGAGCGCACGGTGCCTGCGCCTATGGAGCCCCACGGCGTCCTTGCCGCATACGACGGGAGGACTCTGCTCGTATACGACTCGACGCAAAAGCCCCATATAGTCAGGAGGGAGATCGCCAAGAGCCTCGACGTGCCTCTAACTGCAGTCCGCGTGGTGCAGCCGGACGTAGGCGGAGGCTTCGGCTCCAAGATACAGGTGTATCCCGAAGAGATTAGAGTGGCGACGGCCGCCATGGCCTTGAGGAGGCCCGTCAAGTGGGTCGCCACTAGGAGCGAGGACTTCAAGATGACGACCTACGGGAGGGGGCTGATATTGAGGTACAAGGCTGGCTTCACTAGAGACGGCGTCCTCAAGGCGATAAAGGGCGAGGTGATAGCGGACGCAGGGGCCTACGATTGGTTCGGCTTCGAGCTCGCCTCGACGGCGGTCACTATGTTGCCCGCGGCGTATAAGGTCAGAGACCTAGACGTGGACGCGGTCTCTGTGCTTACGAACAAGCCGCCTTTAGGCCCGTATAGAGGCGCCGGGAGGCCCGAGGCCACCTTCTTCATAGAGAGGATTATGGACCTCATAGCGGACGAGACGGGGCTTGACCCCGTGGAGGTCAGGAGGAGGAATCTAGTCGAGGCGGCGCCCTACGAGAACCCCTTCGGGATGAGTTACGACTCCGGCGAATACGTCGCTGGCCTACAGCGGGGCATAGAGGCCACGGGCTATTACGACCTAATTAGAAATGCGGAGTCCGAGAGGGCGAGAGGGCGGACGTTGGGCGTCGGCATGTCTTTCTATATAGAAATAACGACATACGGCCACGAGGTCGCGATAGTGAGGGCCGAGAGAGACGGAAGCTTCACGGTTGCCGTCGGCATAGCCCCCCACGGGCAGGGGGACGCGACGGGCATAGCCCAGCTGGTCGCAGACGAGCTCCAAATCCCCATAGATAAGGTCAGGGTGGTGTGGGGCGATACAGACTTGGTGCCCGACGGGCTCGGCACCGACGGGAGCAGATCGCTTACGGCCGGCGGCTCTGCGGCCGTATTGGCGGCTAGACGCCTCCTGGATGAGCTGAAAAAGGCCGCGGAGGCCATGGTCGGAGGCCCTGTGGAGTACTCCAACGGGACGTTTAGGTCTGGCGACAAGGCCGTCAGCATCGCCGAGGTGGTAGAGGCGGCCTATAGGGGCAAGGTCAAGGCCCAGCTGGAGGCCATGGAGGTCTATAGGGCCAAGGCCACTTACCCCTACGGAGTCGGCGTCGTGGTGGTAGAGCTGGATCCCGAGACCGGCTTAGTCAAGCCGTTGCTCTATAGGTCCTACGACGACGTGGGCGTAGTCGTCAACCCGTTGCTGGCCGCCGGCCAGATACACGGCGGCGCTCTCCAGGGCATATCGCAGGTATTGTACGAAGACGTAGTCTACGACCAAGAGGGCAATTTGGCCACGCCGAACTTCGCCTTCTACCACATACCTAAAGCCACAGAGGCGCCGCGCTACGAGCCCCATTTCGCGGAGGCGCCCCACAGGTCGGAACACCCCACTGGGACTAAAGGCGTCGGGGAGGCCCCCACCATCGCGGCGGCCGCTGCTGCCATAAAGGCGGTAGAGGACGCCATAAGGAGGGCCACCGGGAAGAAGGTAAGGCTGAGGAGGAGCCCCGTGAGGCCCGAGGAGATCTATAGGCTTTTGCGGGAGTAG
- a CDS encoding rhomboid family intramembrane serine protease produces MKATLGILVLITIGFIVGAAVYSISPRALPYLVLYNRAVLEGYYYELVTGILVTPSFLDYLLNAVALYVIYTIFGGEAGRQEYVVFFASGVLGNLLTVAFFPPDTMSAGASGGIFGILAYYIVKNMVSTRSFSWTGVALLATVFFFSSIMPYVNYLAHIGGIIGGALFGLLEPFYSRKSL; encoded by the coding sequence ATGAAGGCCACTCTGGGCATATTGGTGTTGATAACGATAGGGTTTATAGTCGGCGCGGCTGTCTACTCCATAAGCCCGAGGGCCCTGCCGTACTTGGTGCTGTACAACCGCGCCGTATTGGAGGGGTACTACTACGAATTGGTCACAGGCATCTTGGTGACGCCGTCGTTTCTCGACTATCTGCTTAACGCCGTGGCGCTCTACGTGATATATACAATATTCGGCGGCGAGGCGGGCCGGCAGGAATATGTGGTCTTTTTCGCCTCGGGCGTCTTGGGCAATCTGCTCACTGTGGCGTTCTTCCCGCCCGACACCATGTCGGCGGGGGCGTCAGGCGGCATATTTGGGATACTGGCGTACTACATAGTGAAGAACATGGTCTCTACGCGCTCCTTCAGCTGGACTGGCGTCGCGTTGTTGGCCACAGTCTTCTTCTTTTCCTCAATAATGCCCTATGTGAACTACTTGGCCCATATAGGCGGGATAATAGGCGGGGCCCTCTTCGGCCTCCTGGAGCCTTTCTACTCCCGCAAAAGCCTATAG